Proteins from a single region of Phoenix dactylifera cultivar Barhee BC4 unplaced genomic scaffold, palm_55x_up_171113_PBpolish2nd_filt_p 000305F, whole genome shotgun sequence:
- the LOC103721596 gene encoding putative disease resistance RPP13-like protein 3: MERAIAEALVSSVISQLANLLAQEAAFLSGVRDQVEWVKAQLQLLQGFLKDAESRKRGDARMEIWIKQMKDVAYEIEDIIGTIKYMGERQRQRRGFMGTISRYSHKPGELITLHKIGSEIEKINEKIQNLFASKDTYGITDIGGSSAVDEISQSLRQSSPHSDDDDIDVIGFENDKKEIVCQLLDGNEKARCVISIVGMGGLGKTTLASKVYNDPAIKKYFDTSAWVSVSQSYRVIELVKDIMKKVMGIKKKKETTTEITEEDLEQMGEEEVREKLRDFLRDRKYLVVMDDVWSVDVWGQMHPFFPNGNNGSRILLTTREMEVANRARSSFPPYKLHTLDDTQSLELLCRKAFPLKQDVPADLKELAKRLAKRCGGLPLALVALGGLLSGKDSTYDAWWSVAQSMNWEDGPDGKKCFNILGLSYNDLPYLLKPCFLYIAAFPEDSIISASKLVRLWVAGGFIPEEQRRTMEETARVWLDNLVQRCMIQVVERSKAGGRVKSIRIHDLLREFGQSEARRDGFLQICSSDNMAVSIWSHRAAFHNRINDEVAVSSPHLRTLLGFNLILTNGRRFLNGLNLLRVLDLEGTRDLKELPKQIGSMIHLRYLGLRNTSLKRLPSSIRHLLNLQTLDVSGTYIYWLPKSFWKIRTLRHVYINLHMFLSAPIGGDHKNLQTLQIEESEFGLDAMDIVRLRGIRFIKKSVTTPSFTTEVHDPGCREKQGWRAG, from the exons ATGGAAAGAGCTATTGCTGAAGCTCTGGTTTCCAGTGTCATCTCTCAGCTTGCCAACCTCCTCGCACAAGAAGCTGCTTTCTTAAGTGGGGTCAGGGATCAAGTCGAATGGGTGAAAGCACAACTCCAGCTATTGCAAGGTTTCCTCAAAGATGCCGAGTCCAGAAAGAGGGGAGATGCAAGAATGGAGATCTGGATAAAGCAGATGAAAGATGTGGCATATGAAATAGAAGACATCATAGGCACCATCAAGTACATGGGCGAGAGGCAGCGTCAGAGGAGAGGCTTCATGGGCACCATTTCCAGGTACTCTCACAAACCTGGTGAATTGATTACCCTACATAAAATTGGTTCtgaaattgaaaaaataaatgaaaagatcCAGAATCTTTTCGCGAGCAAAGATACATATGGCATTACTGATATAGGTGGAAGTAGTGCGGTGGATGAAATTTCGCAATCACTCAGACAATCCTCTCCtcactctgatgatgatgacatTGATGTTATAGGCTTCGAGAATGATAAGAAAGAAATAGTGTGTCAATTGCTTGATGGGAATGAGAAAGCACGATGTGTAATTTCTATAGTGGGTATGGGTGGACTAGGCAAGACCACCCTGGCAAGTAAAGTGTACAATGACCCtgcaattaaaaaatattttgataccTCTGCTTGGGTTTCAGTTTCTCAGAGCTACCGAGTTATCGAGCTAGTGAAGGACATCATGAAAAAAGTAATgggaatcaaaaagaagaaagaaacaactACAGAAATTACTGAAGAAGACTTAGAGCAGATGGGTGAAGAAGAAGTGAGAGAGAAGCTCCGTGATTTCCTAAGAGACAGAAAGTATTTGGTCGTGATGGATGATGTATGGAGTGTTGACGTTTGGGGACAAATGCATCCATTCTTTCCTAATGGAAACAACGGCAGCAGAATACTGCTTACTACCCGTGAGATGGAAGTTGCAAACCGTGCCAGGTCAAGCTTTCCTCCATATAAACTGCACACTCTGGATGACACACAGAGTTTGGAACTCTTGTGTAGGAAGGCATTTCCACTAAAACAAGATGTCCCCGCTGATTTGAAGGAATTGGCCAAGAGACTTGCAAAGAGGTGCGGTGGACTTCCTCTTGCACTGGTGGCGTTAGGGGGCCTTCTGTCAGGAAAAGATTCTACCTATGATGCGTGGTGGAGTGTAGCTCAGAGCATGAATTGGGAAGATGGTCCAGATGGGAAGAAGTGCTTCAATATATTGGGCTTAAGTTACAATGACTTGCCGTATCTGTTAAAACCATGTTTTCTATACATCGCTGCGTTTCCAGAGGACTCCATTATCTCTGCTTCCAAATTAGTGAGGTTGTGGGTCGCCGGAGGTTTCATACCGGAAGAGCAGAGAAGGACAATGGAAGAAACTGCTAGAGTTTGGCTGGATAATTTGGTCCAGAGGTGCATGATCCAGGTTGTCGAGAGAAGCAAGGCTGGCGGGCGGGTTAAGAGCATACGCATCCATGATCTGTTAAGGGAATTTGGCCAATCGGAAGCCAGAAGGGATGGATTTCTTCAAATTTGCAGCAGTGACAACATGGCAGTATCTATATGGAGTCATCGTGCGGCTTTCCACAATCGTATAAATGACGAGGTTGCTGTTTCCTCACCACATCTCCGCACTCTGCTGGGCTTCAATTTGATTTTGACTAATGGGAGAAGATTTTTGAATGGGTTAAACTTATTAAGGGTGCTGGATCTCGAGGGCACAAGAGATCTTAAGGAGTTACCGAAACAGATCGGCAGCATGATTCATCTACGATATCTGGGATTGAGAAACACTAGTTTGAAGAGACTGCCATCCTCCATCCGACATCTCCTGAATCTGCAGACTCTGGATGTGAGTGGTACATACATTTATTGGCTTCCGAAATCATTTTGGAAAATCCGGACACTGAGGCACGTATATATTAATCTACACATGTTTCTAAGCGCACCGATAGGTGGTGATCACAAAAACTTGCAGACTCTGCAAATCGAGGAGTCTGAATTTGGTCTGGATGCTATGGATATTGTCCGTTTACGAGGCATAAGATTCATCAAAAAATCGGTTACTACACCAAGCTTTACTACGGAG GTGCATGATCCAGGTTGTCGAGAGAAGCAAGGCTGGCGGGCGGGTTAA
- the LOC120105528 gene encoding putative disease resistance RPP13-like protein 2 yields the protein MVQMGRSASILGLSYNDLPYLLKPCFLYIAAFPEDSIISASKLMRLWVAEGFIPEEQRRTMEETARVWLDNLVQRCMIQVVERSKAGGRVKSIRIHDLLREFGQLEARRDGFLQICSSDNMAVSIWSHRAAFHNRINDEVAVSSPHLRTLLGFNLILTNGRRFLNGLNLLRVLDLEGTRDLKELPK from the coding sequence ATGGTCCAGATGGGAAGAAGTGCTTCAATATTGGGCTTAAGTTACAATGACTTGCCGTATCTGTTAAAACCATGTTTTCTATACATCGCTGCGTTTCCAGAGGACTCCATTATCTCTGCTTCCAAATTAATGAGGTTGTGGGTCGCCGAAGGTTTCATACCGGAAGAGCAGAGAAGGACAATGGAAGAAACTGCTAGAGTTTGGTTGGATAATTTGGTCCAGAGGTGCATGATCCAGGTTGTCGAGAGAAGCAAGGCTGGCGGGCGGGTTAAGAGCATACGCATCCATGATCTGTTACGAGAATTTGGCCAATTGGAAGCCAGAAGGGATGGATTTCTTCAAATTTGCAGCAGTGACAACATGGCAGTATCTATATGGAGTCATCGTGCGGCTTTCCACAATCGTATAAATGACGAGGTTGCTGTTTCCTCACCACATCTCCGCACTCTGCTGGGCTTCAATTTGATTTTGACTAATGGGAGAAGATTTTTGAATGGGTTAAACTTATTAAGGGTGCTGGATCTCGAGGGCACAAGAGATCTTAAGGAGTTACCGAAATAG
- the LOC120105519 gene encoding disease resistance protein PIK5-NP-like, which produces MAVSIWSHRAAFHNRINDEVAVSSPHLRTLLGFNLILTNGRRFLNGLNLLRVLDLEGTRDLKELPKQIGSMIHLRYLGLRNTSLKRLPSSIRHLLNLQTLDVSGTYIYWLPKSFWKIRTLRHVYINLHMFLSAPIGGDHKNLQTLQIEESEFGLDAMDIVRLRGIRFIKKSVTTPSFTTEEIHKAVDRMFEESLKKALKQMDNLVLLSLILLECIIPGDVLFAQTPNLYQLRSLTLWGQLLLKQQQQCPR; this is translated from the coding sequence ATGGCAGTATCTATATGGAGTCATCGTGCGGCTTTCCACAATCGTATAAATGACGAGGTTGCTGTTTCCTCACCACATCTCCGCACTCTGCTGGGCTTCAATTTGATTTTGACTAATGGGAGAAGATTTTTGAATGGGTTAAACTTATTAAGGGTGCTGGATCTCGAGGGCACAAGAGATCTTAAGGAGTTACCGAAACAGATCGGCAGCATGATTCATCTACGATATCTGGGATTGAGAAACACTAGTTTGAAGAGACTGCCATCCTCCATCCGACATCTCCTGAATCTGCAGACTCTGGATGTGAGTGGTACATACATTTATTGGCTTCCGAAATCATTTTGGAAAATCCGGACACTGAGGCACGTATATATTAATCTACACATGTTTCTAAGCGCACCGATAGGTGGTGATCACAAAAACTTGCAGACTCTGCAAATCGAGGAGTCTGAATTTGGTCTGGATGCTATGGATATTGTCCGTTTACGAGGCATAAGATTCATCAAAAAATCGGTTACTACACCAAGCTTTACTACGGAGGAGATTCACAAAGCAGTTGATAGAATGTTTGAGGAGTCACTCAAAAAAGCACTCAAGCAAATGGACAACCTCGTCTTGTTGTCTCTGATTTTGCTCGAATGTATAATCCCTGGGGATGTCCTTTTTGCTCAGACACCAAACCTGTACCAGCTCCGTTCATTGACATTATGGGGACAGTTGTTACTCAAACAACAGCAGCAGTGCCCCAGATAG
- the LOC120105530 gene encoding ABC transporter G family member 41-like → MLVLTFKRSIGVSRAIISRAKLSQMQKGGDIDNSTVLTNQSRKVPQTSTAEPKRNGRMVLPFIPLTVTFQDVNYYVDTPLVIMLE, encoded by the exons ATGTTGGTCTTAACTTTTAAAAGAT CTATTGGGGTCTCTCGTGCTATTATCTCTCGTGCAAAGCTTTCTCAGatgcaaaaaggaggagatattGATAACTCAACAGTCCTAACAAATCAGTCCAGAAAGGTGCCCCAGACAAGTACTGCTGAACCCAAAAGAAATG GAAGGATGGTTTTACCTTTTATTCCCCTCACAGTGACATTCCAAGATGTGAATTACTATGTTGATACTCCACTGGTAATCATGTTAGAGTAA
- the LOC120105518 gene encoding disease resistance protein RPP13-like yields MERAIAEALVSNVVSQLANLLAQEAAFLSGVRDQVEWVKAQLQLLQGFLKDAESRKRGDARMEIWIKQMKDVAYEIEDIIGTIKYMGERQRQRRGFMGTISRYSHKPGELITLHKIGSEIEKIKEKIQNLFASKDTYGITDIGGSSAVDEISQSLRQSSPHSDDDDIDVIGFENDKKEIVCQLLDGNEKARCVISIVSMGGLGKTTLASKVYNDPAIKKHFDTSAWVSVSQSYRVIELAKDIMKKVMGIKKKKETTTEITEEDLEQMGEEEVREKLRDFLRDRKYLVVMDDVWSVDVWGQMHPFFPNGNNGSRILLTTCEMEVANRARSSFPPYKLHTLDDTQSLELLCRKAFPLKQDVPADLKELAKRLAKRCGGLPLALVALGGLLA; encoded by the exons ATGGAAAGAGCTATTGCTGAAGCTCTCGTTTCCAATGTCGTCTCTCAGCTTGCCAACCTCCTCGCACAAGAAGCTGCTTTCTTAAGTGGGGTCAGGGATCAAGTCGAATGGGTGAAAGCACAACTCCAGCTATTGCAAGGTTTCCTCAAAGATGCCGAGTCCAGGAAGAGGGGAGATGCAAGAATGGAGATCTGGATAAAGCAGATGAAAGATGTGGCATATGAAATAGAAGACATCATAGGCACCATCAAGTACATGGGCGAGAGGCAGCGTCAGAGGAGAGGCTTCATGGGCACCATTTCCAGGTACTCTCACAAACCTGGTGAATTGATTACCCTACATAAAATTGGTTCtgaaattgaaaaaataaaggaaaagatcCAGAATCTTTTCGCGAGCAAAGATACATATGGCATTACTGATATAGGTGGAAGTAGTGCGGTGGATGAAATTTCGCAATCACTCAGACAATCCTCTCCtcactctgatgatgatgacatTGATGTTATAGGCTTCGAGAATGATAAGAAAGAAATAGTGTGTCAATTGCTTGATGGGAATGAGAAAGCACGATGTGTAATTTCTATAGTGAGTATGGGTGGACTAGGCAAGACCACCCTGGCAAGTAAAGTGTACAATGACCCTGCAATTAAAAAACATTTTGATACCTCTGCTTGGGTTTCAGTTTCTCAGAGCTACCGAGTTATCGAGCTAGCGAAGGACATCATGAAAAAAGTAATgggaatcaaaaagaagaaagaaacaactACAGAAATTACTGAAGAAGACTTAGAGCAGATGGGTGAAGAAGAAGTGAGAGAGAAGCTCCGTGATTTCCTAAGAGACAGAAAGTATTTGGTCGTGATGGATGATGTATGGAGTGTTGACGTTTGGGGACAAATGCATCCATTCTTTCCTAATGGAAACAACGGCAGCAGAATACTGCTTACTACCTGTGAGATGGAAGTTGCAAACCGTGCCAGGTCAAGCTTTCCTCCATATAAACTGCACACTCTGGATGACACACAGAGTTTGGAACTCTTGTGTAGGAAGGCATTTCCACTAAAACAAGATGTCCCCGCTGATTTGAAGGAATTGGCCAAGAGACTTGCAAAGAGGTGCGGTGGACTTCCTCTTGCACTAGTGGCGTTAGGGGGCCTTCT AGCATGA